One genomic region from Planctomycetaceae bacterium encodes:
- a CDS encoding DNA transfer protein p32, whose translation MPVGALVGSAVVGAGTSLIGANMQKQATDKASKVQQKMYDTTRADLAPYRVAGEQGTNALMGALPELTSQINLDQAWLQQTPGYQFNLRQGLKGVQSSAAARGLGSSGAALKGAAGYATGLADSTYQNQFSNEMAQREARYNRLMGVSQLGQNAAAQTGAYGTQTASNIGNNLIGGGNAMAAGLTGAGNALMSGAQNYAGYNYAQQMLNRGQGNMYSPPGGIY comes from the coding sequence ATGCCGGTCGGGGCGTTGGTAGGATCAGCGGTCGTCGGTGCGGGTACATCCCTCATTGGCGCCAATATGCAAAAGCAGGCCACGGACAAGGCGTCCAAGGTCCAGCAGAAGATGTACGACACGACGCGCGCCGATCTGGCCCCCTATCGTGTCGCTGGCGAGCAGGGCACAAACGCCCTGATGGGAGCGCTTCCCGAACTGACGAGCCAGATCAACCTGGATCAGGCATGGTTGCAGCAGACGCCCGGCTATCAGTTCAATCTTCGGCAAGGGCTGAAGGGCGTTCAGAGCAGTGCAGCGGCGCGTGGCCTCGGCTCGTCCGGCGCTGCCCTCAAGGGCGCGGCGGGGTATGCAACCGGGCTGGCGGATTCAACCTATCAGAACCAGTTCAGCAACGAAATGGCGCAGCGGGAAGCGCGGTATAATCGCCTGATGGGCGTGTCGCAGCTCGGGCAGAACGCAGCGGCGCAGACCGGTGCCTACGGTACTCAGACCGCCTCGAATATCGGCAACAATCTCATCGGCGGCGGCAACGCCATGGCGGCTGGACTCACCGGGGCCGGCAATGCCCTGATGAGCGGGGCGCAGAACTACGCCGGCTACAATTACGCTCAGCAGATGCTCAATCGCGGGCAGGGCAACATGTACTCGCCTCCCGGCGGCATCTACTAA